The DNA window tagttattttaaaaattaaaataagaggGACAATCAGTTTCCTTATTTTATGTTACACATACAGGGAAAAGGTTTAATTTTTCCCAAAAAGAAAACACAGGAAAGTAGATAAGCTACATTTCCATACACCCAGTGTTGTCTTGCTCGCTAAGTCCCTCTCTCTCTGTCCTTCTCTCTACAAGATTTGTATGCCTTGTCACAGCAACACTTGGTCCACCAATAAAGCTCCCTGCTACCATTGTCAACCATATTGACTCATTAATCCCTCCACTTTCAAGACCAATCATCAAGTAAACTCTCCCATACCACCATCCCTAACACCTAAAATAGCAAGCAACCAAGCTAGAACCCACCACCATCAAAACTAATCTCACCTTCCCTTCCAGTCTCACTAAATACACCATAGAACGGGTGAAGTCTTGAAGAACTACAAGCGGGGTAAAGAAGTGGGATACCAGCTATACATTTAAGCCTCTTAACAATTGTATCTACTTATGGCGAAGAGATCTGATATTTAGAAATCTAGAAGTGAAAATAAGAAACACTATAGCAGCATTGGCAGGCGGTGGGTCAACTGGTACTATGGTGCTTGATGACTTTAACACGGAACAAGGCCAAGTAACAAAGCAAACACACACGATGTGTTATACATACATGCATACATACATAAAGAGAGAGGGCGAAAATTGTGGCAGCTAGAGATAAGTCAACACAATAATTAAGAATTGTAGTTGATAGGTACTTAGTGTACCCAATTAAATCACTCAAAAGTGTGAGCCTACATCTCTAAACATGCAGAAGAAAAGTCGCAATTTCAACTATAGTTTCTCCTTTCCAAATGCTTTCTGAAAATGTcaaaccctttttcttttcatctgtTTCCAAAATTTGGAAACATGAAAAGCCAAAAAAATAGTTGTTGCCTCTAGCAGCCTGAGATCTTGCCTTACAATGTCCTAACTTACCATCCCTGCCAACTGTGACACATCCATAAGGAAGGCGAGAATTGCAATAAAGAGACCTGTAACAATTGTGCTCTTGACTGGAACTCGTGTGTGCTTATTGATGTctgagaagaaagaaggaagcaATCCATCCCTTGCCATAGCCATCAATATTCGTGGCTGTGAAAAGAGCAACAAGTTCCAAACAGAGATCAGTCATAAAAGAAGTGCATGTGCACAGAGTACCAATGCATCAAAACAAACGAATAACCACCAAACATCTCAAAAAGATGATGCTGTGAGACACAGAACAGAAAAAGAGGAGCACAAGCAATCACTGACGATATTTGGAAGCACATCAAATTAAAGGAGATAGAAAAGGTTAGTGCAGTGCTTCTCAAGCATCTCAGGAGATCTTGTTGACGAGAGCTGCATCGTGcataaagtgttcataaatgCTAAAGCATGCCAAACAGATTGAGCAAGGTAAAACGCAAAATAAAGGCACCGTGATTACCATCAATTTAAAGGCACATCAAATTGAAGTAGATGGGATagcaaaaaaatcaaaaatcaaaaataaaaaaccatGCTTATGTAGACTCTGACAACATGCTCATATTCTAGGGTCATTTTAGATAAGATAATGTCCCAAGTGTTTCCCTTTATCCCTACAAATGAGGAGAAGCTGACCATGATGAGTAATTCTACAGAAAAGACAAAATTACAGTGCCCTGAAATAACTCTAGAAATTTGCTGCTGCCCCAACTGCACTGCATTAGAATTTCTCTAGCACCAATACTCCCTGGGTTGGAGGACAACCCTCCTCAAGTTTTAAAATAGTTTTCTACCATTAAAGGATGCTGTGCAAAGCATTCACATGCAATCTTCTTCACTTGTTATATATCATGAGAAACAGAATCTTAATAAACTTGCAGATGCTTAACATTTTGCATCTCACGAGCACCCTAAAGCTGATGGTTCAAAAACAGATTGGCAACAACACAAACAAGACTTTGGCAACATTTACTTTTTAACCAGAATCCTTTGCATCATCTATCCAAGCAAAGATCAGTTCTTCAACATAGTGAACTTGACTGAATATGTCCTTCCATTTTGGTTTCCTCATATGACCttgcaaaaaaaattagatCGCTTGCTAGTGTCTGAAAATACTTTTTCCCAGTCATTCATCAAAAATCAGATGTTGTGATGCAGACTTCCAAAGCTTCATTAGAGAGTCTATTGGATGTAAAATCTTTAGTTGAAAAGCCCAATGGCTTGAAAAGCCCAATGGCCATTTGGGAGCTTCACTTTTGCTCAAATTAGGCCATAAGTTATGCATTTTATGTTTTCGTATTTACATTTTTTCAGTGAGGCAAtaatttcttcaaaaaaaaaaaagaaagaacaaaagtTGCTAATTGTTCTTGTTCCTCTGCTATTGATCATTGTTTTATTTGTCTCTTGACGGCTGCTTTTCATTCACTGCCTATGCTCTAGTTATATTTACTCTCTTCTTTGTCTACTGAAATTGGATATGTGTGCCCTAGAGTTTCTAATGGAAACAACTTAAATAGGGCCGTCTTTAAGACCAGTAAATTGAAGGCACTCCTATGTTTTCATGCAACTTTCACATTCCTGGTAAACATCAATCTATGGATtcaaagcaataaaaagaaaaatcaatgcCAACTGCATTTTACTGTTGCACATACGTATAATATACACAGCCTTCTTTCTGAGTTTCCAATTTCGTTACTTATTCCTCATACACTTAGGTAGATGCAGTTGCTTGAACATGACAtttacaaaagaaagaaagaaattaaccTTTCCACTACCTGGTTTTACTCATCTGAAATGCTTTTTCAAAATCTGATCCTACAGATCAACCAAAACAATATCTCAGAGAGTTGATAGAAGAATGCATTACTAATGTTTACTGAAATCTTTGTTAGACTATGATTACTTATCCAACTCAATAGTCTTGTTTGTGCTTAACAATCTCAAATTTCAACACCTCAAGGGAAACCACATGTCTAGAAGATACTTTAGTTTTTTTAAATTAGCTTAGAGCTTCAAGGtcaacagaaaaaaaaaattgcactccaaaataaaaataaaaatttaaaaagaaaaaacaaagagtGCAAGAAAAAAGGTACTTCATGAACAAGTATAATGAGCATGCCCAAGTATCAATAGATGGATTAATTCCACAATCAAACAGCAAAATATTTGGTGACTGGCACAGGCAAATTATGATAACTGCAATAAAGAAACATGTACACCTTAAATATTCAAATTGATCAAACAACACATAAACTTGAATTGTTGCAGTAGGAATTGGAGGACATGTTTCACTGGACTTCCATATTGTAGTGTTTTATGATCTCACATACTTTCTTATAACAAGTTAAAGTCAGATGAGACTTTAACAATGAGAATAGTTTTCAGAAGTGCAAGAATATTTAACGGTGAAACATATCTAGTGCAACACTTCCTCTTCATCTTCCCAAATTTCAGTAACATATTTTGACTTAATACGAACAGACACTTGAGTCATTTAACTGTGCAAATTACTTAAGCAATAAGCATGCCCTGTTAATGGCTTCAGAcagatttttattttaaaaaaataaaataaaataagttcAACCACATTGGTAATATTACAAAAAGGTTGTTTGACCCAGGTTAGTAATGGATAAACTAAATGAAACCAATAATCAACAAAGTTCACTTGGAACTGAATCCAGTAATATCAAGAGATCTGTTATCTCTAGTTCCAGAAAAATGCCTCAAGCCTATTTCAGAAGACTAGAATATTATTTCTCACATCCCCTCTTGCTCGAGTACCAATACAATTGGAGTACCAATATGATATTAAGAGTTTTTACCTCTATCATTATCCAAAACTGAGGAAGCTTTTGTTGTCAAGTGAGCATTACTTGCTATTTATGGCGCACGCATTCTAATCAGCCAGATTGCTAGTCAAACAACTTGGGGAAAAGGTACCAACATCCTGCAATGATATACGTATTGCCTTTGGTCTCACTAATTGTATCTGAGGCATGAGTGGACATCCCAATATGGTTTTCCATCTTCTACATCAAGTCTTAAAAGTATGAAATGATAAAAGAACCTTCATTTATAGCAAAATAGAAAAACCAAGAAAACAAATAAGTTAAAAATTGGAATAGATAGGTCACCGTGCTTGTTTAGTTCcctcttttatttggaattgggTAAAAGCAAACAACATGGTAGACCATTATAAGAAGCACAAACTTTTTCAGAGCATATTTAGTAGCTTGATGTGTAGTTGACAGCTACATGACATGACAATCAATCTTAAAGACAGTAAGGGAGGATTTAGTTGAAGAAATTGTCAAGAATGACAAGGGAAACATCATGCTTCAGGCAGAAAAGTTTTGAGTGCCTCAATGTCATAACACACCTGTGGAAGTATTGAGCCCATCAAACTTGCACATAAAGCAGTTACGGTTCCAGTGGTTATAATATATCTGCATGTAGAACAGAAAATAAGTTATACATGAGTAGAATTGAACCACAAGGATTCTCTTCGTTTAAAAGAAACACAAAAAGACTAATACATATCATGCTTACGCAGCCCATTCCATTCCATAGCTAGCAAAAGCGGATGAAATTGGGGTGTCTGGATCTAAGGCGTAGTAAGGTATCAAACCCACAACAACAGCTGAAACAAGCATATACAACATCGCACAGATGGCCAACGAAATAGCTATACCAAGTGGCAGATCACGCTGAGGACTCTTTACCTGTAATCATAGTTGTGACCAAGTTTTTCCATACTCTGTTAATAATAGGAATTTGTGGATAAAAGCAACCAACAAAATGGACTGGAAAAAGACCTAGATCTGTTGGATTAAGATCATTCATTCCATCCCGAAAGGTATTACACTGCAGATTCAACAAGGTAATGGTACATTCATAATGGATATCCACTTCACTAGTAAAGAGTTCAACTAAATTATGATTTCGAAAGCCTACCCAAATTTTTCTTGCATGCTTTACATCAGAAAGGATGAAacattatcaaaaaaaaaatgaaaaagctaTATGTCAGATTTTGTCCAAATATGTAAGGTTTCAATCAAAATTTCATGCAGATACAGAACTTTAAGATTTTAGatttcttttatttcatttcagaAATAACTATGGCACCTTTTATCTTGGAATTTGGTTGTCTGCTGTTTTTAATATCTCTTAGTATTCTTAAGGTTCTCCATCTCTATTTTCGTATCCTCTCACCTtcaacttctttcttcactGTTCTCTCTCCTCTACTTCCCACTTCTCATCTAAGAACACCCCCAATAGCTCAAGACTAGGAGTAGCGAAATGGACCAAAGAAAGACTGATGAAAACTCATGATAATGTGGTTAGTGGGGAAAAGAAGACCATGTAGTGTCCCCAAAGAGGTTCAACAGCACTCACTCAAGTAGCAATAGGCTCACAGGACTAGGTTCAGTTGAAGGGATTTTAGATATTAATCAATTTTCTATTTTCAACGTACCTCCTCTGCTGTGCTAGTGAGACAATCAAAGCCAACAAATGAGAAGAAAAGTTTGGCAGATCCAGCAAGTAAGCCATTGACTCCAAAAGGAAAGTACCTATTACACCAGAATGACACAACTCAGAAGCAGACAGCCTATGAGATCTTACCAAACAATGAGACAAAAACACTAACCCATTTGGAAGTTCATAACCTGGCCATCCACTTTTGAAACCCAGATATCCACCAGCTAAACAAATGAAAAGCATAGCACCAATATTTGTAGTTGTAATAATGCCTTGGAAAAAGGAACTCTGCCAATGATTGTAATGAAATAAATGTACACCTCAAGTTTgaccaaaaaagaaataatcagaatgagaaaaaaatattctACCTCCTTGATACCAGTGCATAAGAGGCCAGTTACAATGAAAACCAAGATTGCTGCACAAGGATCAACTAGAACACCAAAAATGGTTTGACGGGCTAGTAGTCCAGGCAGTTTGTCCTCACCTCCAATGAATGACCCCTGGAAATTGTAACTTGTAAATCTCACATTAACTAAGCACTAAATCCCATGAAAATATTAAGGTGTGCATTCCCCACTTTTATAAATCTACTGTTGGTTGTACCACAACCAGCAAAGCTAGTTCAGCTACAACTGTAGGTAAAAGGTAAAAGGAATTCACTAATGTACATCTGCAAGTGATGTGCTGCAAAAGTGTAAAGCTCAATAGTATTCAAGAAATAACCAGGGAAGAACAGAAACTAGTTCGTCAGTAATAGATATCATAATGTAATGTTTCTCTTACTATTGATCCTGGCATTCCTCCTTTTTATGTTGCTTCCAATATAATTTATTAAACTGGAAGAAGCTATGTCGTCTTACACATCACATCTTGTCACATTTGCATCAAATCATACTGCCATCAGAAACTCTATGCTCTAGACTCTAATGTTAATAATCTGACACTCTGTTAATAATCTGACACTCTTTAACAATTCCAGCTGAAAATGGCATTGTTATGACAACAAATCGCCAGTCTGTCAATCAATTAGCTGAGAGTACAATTGACTACTCCCAAGGTAAAAGTACATGGAGTTCATCATGAAATACTACTAATGTTGTCGGCACACTATCATCTTCATCATTATGTGGCATTCCAGCAGTAAGCTCATTGATAAAATCTTTAAAGAACAATAAACAAGGTGCTGTTGAGAAAAatgtttccctgacataaagAGTTTACTAGTGTAATCAGTAACAGCAATATCTGTAACTCACAGTTTAGAAGACAAGCAAATTCAAGAACCTATGACTTTGATATACAAGCCTCTGCTGCATTAGGCTAAGCTGACTGATGAGCAACACTAAAGAAGGTCATCAGAGTAAATCAATTACTTTGCCACTCATAATCTGGTGTCTAGCACTATCACATTGTTGTAGTAATCAGGTTGATTTCGCACAAATCATATTAGTAACAAAATTTCCTATTAAAAATTGCTATACCATTTAATCATCAGGACTCTTAATTACAAACCTATATCAGAAGTAATCAGCTTAGTTTCTACTCTTTTCCCTTCTCCTCACAACTTTCATACTGCAGGATACTAGCTACTTCTTTAAGAATATTTCAGCATTAATAGGTTGACCTCCCATGGATGGACTCTCAAATCTGGAGGGAAGGGGTAAAATAGGAATTTCACTTCAACAGTATCTGATTAATATGTCATTTCCAGAAATATGCTGACTACAAAATATTCAATTTATACACAGGCGCTATATGAATTCTATCCAATTGTTGACATGTTGCGTACAGCTTCATGAACTAGTTGGCATCAGATAGGGATAAGTTTAGCATCCTCTCCAAAACATGTTGATCAACTTTACTGTTATGGTTATCATGACAAAATGTGACAAATAAATGGTTAAACTAACTTCTTGCTTATGATGGGATGGGTGGGAAAGGAAGACAGGCATCGCTCTGAAGTTAgataatacaaatatatagaGTATCTACTAACCAAATTTGGAGACATGCCCCGAGCCACAGCTGCACCACCAAGAGTAAATTCCAGTATAAGTGACCAACCAATCAACCACGCAACGCTGTGCACAACCGAAAGACTTCATATGACTAACTGAGCACATTACACATACAATACCATAAAGGATCTGTAAACAAAAGCATATTACACCAAACCATTTCAGGTTCAGGAATTCTGAACTTGAATCTTCAACTAGGCAGCAAAGCAGTCTTTCTCCTAAGTTAGTTGGCATGGTTGGAGAAAAAATGGGCAGGAAGTTAAAAGCTTATGTTTTTAAGATCTATTCCAATTTTTCTGCGCAGCTTGTCAACAAATTGACTGGTTTTCTTTCCTAAATGAGTTTAATTTCTTGCTGCTTAAGATGGAATACCATCAACAATAGATGCAGCATTTATCAACCAGGCAGAGAGCCACATTTCTGGATGTATATGAATTTTGATACTAAGCAAGTCACAAGATTGGCTAGATTTAGTTTCCTGCTTTCAACTTCTTATGTTATTCCACCAAACTTCAAGCGATTTTGCCCATGGCCTACGAAATGGGAATCAAAGAACCCTATATATCCTCATTTGTACAATATTTCGAGTAAGGCATGCAACAATAAACTAAACTGCTTGTACAAAATAGACTAAGAAGTGGACATGGTTTTCCATAAAAGATAAAGCAGTGTAAGTGCTCTCATTGAATCATcttaaaagtaataaaaaaagtTAACACCACTCAAGATTTTATACCcttctccaatacaaatatatGAATAATGATAGGCACTCCCAGCAGATGGGCAACGACATGCAAGCTCTGCATAACAAAATGCAGACAGCGCAGCTGCTGTTCCAGCTAATAGGAAAGAGAATGTTAGAGCAGGTCCTGTGTGCTCTCTGGCAACTGCTCCAACAAGAATATACACTCCAGCTCCAATGGTTGATCCAACTCCTGGGTGAAAGAAACTTGAACATAATAACTAATATGTTTTGTCATGAATACTAATTAACATTCAactaaaatgaagcaatttcaaATGATACTTGTGCACACCATACCTTGTCCGCTACTTACTAGAAAAGGTATGGTCCACTAACATCACTTAGTGATCATTGATTGGTTCTAGTACACTGCTTGACATGCCACGTGGTGCACATAACCATGCAATACCTTCTCCTTAGTAGCCCCCCCTTTAAGGAAAGGAATCATATTGTGCACTATCTAGAAATGCCACGTGATACACTCATACCAAACATTCATCACTTGCACCAATCATCCATTACATGCTTATCATGGCAGGCCACCCCATTACAAATTGTAAATGATTAGTATTAGTACACCATATAACATGTCAGATGATTAGTATTAGTATTAGTACATCACGTGACATGTTACCTAACAATAAGCTCCTCACCATTTCTGATGTGGGATAAAATACTTTTTACTATTTGTTATTCTCTTCTTTTAATATTGAGTTATTTCAATAATTTAACTGTTAAGTTTATCATAACCAATAATAATTTGGCCAGTCCGAAAATAAAGAGTGATCGGCTGTACATTTCTTGCTTAAGTGTGTACACATGTTTTGCAAGGGAACAAGTATAAATTTTCTAACTTGATCAGCAAATGCTTTACAAACACCATAAATATGTATAAAAATTGAGAGTAACGTGTACAAATGCTGCTACACGTGCacagcaaaaaagaaaaaaaatcacatattttcattgttaaaaaaaatgaaataaatgaatgtACACAAATTTTGCGCTATTAactattataaaaaaaaaaaaaaaatcttctgacaattttgaaatatatttatCATGAGAGCCTACGAAATTACGTACCAATAGCGACGAGGTCGAAAACAGAGAGCCGTTTGGCCAACTGAGAACGTTCACGTTTTGAGTCAGCCGAGTCAACTCGCTTCCTCCGAATTAAACATTCGAGTCCCCATGATCGTGACggcgatgatgatgatgatggtgaCCGAGCAGATGATGAGCTATTGGCCACCCCGCCTCCGCTGCCACCGCTCCCGCCGCCCATTTTTCTTGTCAAAGATTAAGCAGTATCTGCAATTTGATggaattttatcttttttgttttgataaTTTCCAATGCGTTGGATTTTCCCTTTTTAAGTGGCAGCATGCAAACCTGGTCAGACTCTAGATTATATGGAGAGGATAAAGAGGGGTAGGAATTGGCGGGCGGGTTTATTTAGTTTGTCGTTTTGTATTGGGTTATAAATTTGTAATTGTAGTTTATATGTGGGGTCCATAAATTTGCTGCAAAAGGGTCTTTAGTTTCTTATATAGTACTTTTGAACTCTTTAGAATTTGAAAGAGCACCCATGACTAAAGCCTAACTAGAATTAACGGCAcacctaatatatatatatacaacattataaataattaaaatagatTAATTTGGGGGAAGGAGTATAAGTGAAAGGTCTTGAGTATGGGAGTCTGGGACCTTCCACTGACactaaaaaaatgaattaattttatgcaaattttttttacacaaaTCAAATTGACATAAATTTTTCATAGAACTTTATAAGGGTGGTTATAAGTAGTCATAAATGGCAAAATGTGATTAGATTATAAgggtaaaaattaatttttttataaggGTGAAGTTGAAAGTttaaaaattggccaaaaatggTTTATACCAACTGTCACTTCTCTAACTTTATATATAGTGTCAACATCTAACAATACTGAGAAGAGTTTTTAAgtgtgtttttcaaaaacttctcaaaaaacTTTATGGTAAAATTGTATTTTGTggtattttttaaatttagaaATTCTTTGAGGTATTTTTAGAATTTCAAAACTTGTTATTTTCCCTCCCAAACCTCTTTATCTCTGCCACCATCCTCTTCCACCCACGTCTCTTCCTCCCTTCCGTCCCCAACTCCTGCCAACTACCTTTGCTTCCCCACTTCCTCTCCTCCCGTCTTTCCCTCTCTTGCCTCCTATTCGGCCACATTCCATTTCTCCATCTTCCCCActctccttttctctcttctttcttctttcccaCTCTCGCCTCCCCCTCCTGCCACCATCCTTTTTCCTACCTTCTCCCACCCTTTATcctcctccccccccccccctatTTATTCCAGCCACCTTGTCCCTTCCTCCTCGAAATCTAGTTGCACGATTAAATCTAAAAGGAAAAAGGTGGGGTAGTGGTGGGAAACAAAGGGAcaagagggaacaaagtgaggGAAGAGAGGAAAAGAATGGTAGCGGGGAGAGGGAGAAAATGGAAGTGACAgggagaagaagggaaaaaaaaaagagaagaggagAGGAGGGAAAATTGAAAGGGAGATGGTGGCGGCAATGGTGGCATAGGGAGGTGAGTGGTGGTGGAGGAAGCGAGGgtagtaaaatttttattatttttatttataattttttttggttgatgtatatttgaggtgaTTTTAGAGTGAAGAACTAATATATGAAAAATAGTCTAATCTAAATAGAACCTCAAATTTTTAAGTGCATAAacaattatatatttatttgaacTATGCAAATCATTTTGAACACAATGTAACTTTAGACTTCTTTTCCAATCTCAATTCTCACACATGGCATTGACAACAATCTACATTTGAGctttatagtttttaaattttaaaatttgagcGAACATGGTCAAAAACCTTGTATAAGAGTTGCTTTAAACAAATGTTCCTACCTCCTATTTCTCTTCACTTCTTTGTGGATATTGCATTGATGTGCTTGTTCAAACCAAGACAATAGTTATGGGCTCAATTTGAACAATATCATTGAGTAATGGATTAATAACATTTACTCAGAGAGACAAAACCAACAGCACCTTAGGCTGTTGGTCACAATAAAGATATTTTGGTGTCTTTATAGGGTGGGAAGTTAAGGTTGTGACcctttgtgaggactcgcaaaatttacttatttaacctcctatttctagcttatttaattatttatttggccttttactccgaatattattttctaagctcttgagacctaattacatggaaatatagtttcattatatttttaaagtgacttgtttcaaaaattaatttccgaaagctcgtttagtgaaaatagtgaaaacgtctttggaaattttaaccgattgagagtacaataagtttggaatattggagatttgtgtaatggacctaaattaggtattttaatgtttaaatactcaagtgatagttattagtactgtcgttataagaatttctcggaagtttcgcgttatcgcgcttaaattggagatacgcgttttcacacgcgcgatttaaattgaggaacgttagacccttattttaggACAATTGAGaggaataatatttatatgaatataagtgcattagaggtttagtgcactagtgaaacaaatgcgagaggaatcgagcacgaaacgcggcGAGTGCGCGTGGTAgtagagttgacttttgcacaaatGGGCCACACACttgaagcttctcttggaagctaaaatctGATCACTCTCTTCTCCCTCCACTCACCATTTCAGCCGGCCATCCCTCTCTCTCAAACCACCATTGCTCTCTCAATTTTTACTTCACAAAACCTCACCAAATCTTCACTCAAATCctaccaaaatttcaccacacTTAGCTTAACACTTGAGGagtattttgagctgcaaaagggAGCTGAAAAGCCACGGTTTTCTGGAGCAAAGAGTGACCGAAATTCTGCTCTTGAACCTCCAACCAAGTGAGTGATGATCCAACCTTAGAAACTTGTCATTTGGAGGTTATCTTACCTAGTTAAGTTCATTTATGCCATtggttagcttgtttatggtgtaaaatgaaatgggtgggctctatgaactcccacctttgtcttggggactgatctcatgcttgatgatggatctaatgttggtttagtcctcaaaatggtagattaaagTTGCATAACTAGaagaaacttcaaggagtgcattgagtaaaaagttccgattctgcccctgctttgaacgTACCTATTTCTGCAGAATTTTGGGGATCTAATGGCtggtatatgatgtttatatgttgtatagatggtgtataaaatttcattgaaaaatattgaggtttggttggtcaaatggattaattttgtgaagctagtaaatctggaaaactgttcccgtaatgctcagacagtTCTCTTGTTTCATTCATAACTTTGTGCCCCGACGTCGAAATtaagtgccgtcagtggcatttgaaactagacattcccagctttccattggtaccaaattcacattctggttccacttgagtgagccacaccattcgattgaaaatcactgtcctgtttcgtttctctcca is part of the Coffea eugenioides isolate CCC68of chromosome 6, Ceug_1.0, whole genome shotgun sequence genome and encodes:
- the LOC113773115 gene encoding cationic amino acid transporter 4, vacuolar-like, giving the protein MGGGSGGSGGGVANSSSSARSPSSSSSPSRSWGLECLIRRKRVDSADSKRERSQLAKRLSVFDLVAIGVGSTIGAGVYILVGAVAREHTGPALTFSFLLAGTAAALSAFCYAELACRCPSAGSAYHYSYICIGEGVAWLIGWSLILEFTLGGAAVARGMSPNLGSFIGGEDKLPGLLARQTIFGVLVDPCAAILVFIVTGLLCTGIKESSFFQGIITTTNIGAMLFICLAGGYLGFKSGWPGYELPNGYFPFGVNGLLAGSAKLFFSFVGFDCLTSTAEEVKSPQRDLPLGIAISLAICAMLYMLVSAVVVGLIPYYALDPDTPISSAFASYGMEWAAYIITTGTVTALCASLMGSILPQPRILMAMARDGLLPSFFSDINKHTRVPVKSTIVTGLFIAILAFLMDVSQLAGMVSVGTLLAFTIVAISILVIRYIPPPRVSLPTSVEQSVDPVSFQFGHIVEEIDAEIIVRPVDDCSFLGQSFLCDRENSDKNPLLEDHNVQGASKEKRRQKIVTWSITIICIGVFVLSSAASAKGLPSVPRFMLCGVGVFLLSGSLFVLTFTDQADTRHTFGHSGGFICPFVPYLPVACILVNTYLLINLGAGTWIRVCLWLLLGVLIYVFYGRNHSLLKYVVPVPNVTAEDTR